The genomic window agatgtctaatacaatagtaaaaagtcctatttataataaactagccactagggtttacagaagtaagtaattgatgcataaatccacttctggggcccacttggtgtgtgcttgggctgagcttgaatgttacacgtgcagaggctctttctgtggagttgaacgccaggttttgatccatttctggcgttcaactctggtttttgatccatttctagcgctgaactccagaattgggcagagagctggcgttgaacgccagtttgcgtcatctaaacttgggcaaagtatggactattatatattgctagaaatccctggatgtctactttccaacgcaattggaagcgcgccattttgagttctgtagctccagaaaatccactttgagtgcagggaggtcagaatccaacagcatcagcagtccttcttcaacctctgaatctgatttttgctcaagtccctcaatttcagccagaaaatacctgaaatcacagaaaaatacacaaactcatagtaaagtccagaaatgtgaatttaacataaaaactaatgaaaaaatccctaaaagtaactagattctactaaaaatatactaaaaataatgcaaaaaagtgtataaattatccgctcatcaaacttcaatgctccatgttccaactatcaagaaccaccatctccatattcatatcaagaaccaccatctttatatccataccaagaaccaccacctctctatccatatcaagaaccatcatctttctacccatatcaagagccactatctccctattcataccaagaaccatcatcttttacacttatcaagaaccatcacctcctccttattcatctcaaataccatcagatcttgagcttctcatgaaagaattcttacatgatataaagacgagtgtcaaaaatgtagagaaacatgtgcagtcgattatcaaaCCACAGGAAGAGaagcaagcaaattccttcccaagagatataatacaagatcctatagaagaaagtgagaaaatcaataaaaggagttcatactccagtgaactagagaactttccatcctcacacatggaagaagaggaagatgcaaaaacaaaggaggaagatgcacccacaaaggaggaagatgcacaacctcccatgcccttagtaagcaatgaagaagagattgaattagaagacagctaccaagaggaagaggttgaaattgaggaagcttgcaaagaagtggaagaattcaaagaagaacacaagggagtggagcttgtaaGACCTCTCCCAAAGtcatcaccatccaatacaacattcaagtgggtaaaattcctatccttaacctttacgttctcacttgaatatgggctactggagacggatggtcaacttagagctctttatggcattaagagtaagaaaaagatggttagtggtaagagttgtcaagcaaggttcaatatagttgcatgctccaaattaaagtgcaaggattggtgtagaactcaattgaatgggtttagaaggttgtttggatgtctctgtgagaattcagatcgcttgccacccggtgggaacaatggtgatccacaaGGAGACGGgtataaaagcaaggtttgggaccctggaattcattcccACAATCAACACTCATAGGGCCTTGTCACTTGTTTCAATTTGCTCGAAGGcgttatgcgcctagtttggaaTCCCGTTGGCCATtgaaattacaaacattggtagagatttctggatcagtacaagcacaagccaccatgacaaggagctcaccacatgtccaacttaaagactttaactaaaagtgctaggtgggagacaacccaccgtggtatgatcgtttattttcattcttagttttattttgttttatttttgttagtGTTCATTCATTAATTCATTCAGCATCTTCACATGCATTCTGCATCAAAAGTAGGCATATATATAATTGGTGAAACTACTATTTATTGACCCGTTCCCAATAATTCATGTAGCGGTTTGTGATGAGCAATGCAGCCTTCATGGTGGGGTTTGTGATAATGGAGTTTGTGAGTTCCGATGTTCGGACTATGCGGGATATACTTGCCAGAACAGCTCAATGCTCCTCTCCAGCCTTTCAGTTTGCAAGGAAGTGTTGGGAAAGCGTATTTCTGGGCAGCATTGTGCACCTAGTGAACCTAGTATTCTGCAGCAGCTAGAAGAAGTGGTTGTCATGCCCAACTACCACCGACTATTTCCTGGTGGTGCAaggaaattatttaatatatttggGAGTTCCTACTGTGACGAGGCGGCTAAACGACTTGCATGCTGGGTAAGTTCATCTTTTCTTTGCTAAAGTTATCCCTACAATTATTTTCctgttatttatttatctatgtttTTAAATAATGGTCTTATTCTTACTCATTGGCAACtccaattttttttctctatatATTTTTTCTCTAGAGTTCACATTATTGTCAAATTTAAGGGTTATTCTTATCTAATTTTCTTAGAAGTGATTCTTCAATTTGATTATGCAAAGTAAGTTTTCAGTGAAAAAAGTGATTTTTTGTCGGGGAAAAGCTGAAACAAATGCACTTAGTTCTAAAATAATAAGATATGATATAGAACCATTAATTGTGACAATAACCCTGACTCTTCAAAATTGTTCTCTCACTAGATCTAACATTGCATTTTGTGGAGAGTAGAACCATTAGATTGTTAAAATTGTTCTCTCACTCTAAATTTGGTAATTTGCCAATTTGTCTGATGAGCATGTTGCATAATTCCTCAGATTTCCATCCAAAAGTGCGACGGTGATGGAGACAACAGGCTTCGAGTATGTCATTCTGCATGCCAGTCATACAATCTAGCATGTGGAGCATCACTGGACTGCACTGACCAAACCCTATTCAGCAGCAAAAAGGAGGGTGAGGGTCAGTGCACTGGCTCCGGTGAGTTAAAACTATCATGGTTTAATCGCGTCTGGAGTAGTTTTACCTTAAGAGATAGTTCCTCCAAAGGAATATCTGTAAGAGATAGTTAgcttcattttttttctcttcttgggTGGTTTTAGGTTGTAGTTTCTTTTGTCTTTTAAATAGGGTCATTGTAAAGAAAAATGGTGGTAAGCAACACCTTAGGTTTAGGGATTGACTTTACTCATCCTAAATTGTCTAGTAGGTTGAATGGATGGGGAGGTTACTGATTTGGCTTTCAAAGAGAGCCTGTTGTAGAGAAAATTGAGATCTATGGAAAGGGTATAATAGTAAATGAGATGAAGAAAGGTGTACCcaaaaaaatgtgataaaaaaaaggaaaaaaagaaaaagaaaaaagatgaagGTTACATGGTTTAACAGTGTTTTGGCCGAAGGCCCTTTAAAATGGAAAGTTTTTGCTCTCTAGTCTCTCTACTTCATTCCTAATTCCTTTATCCCGTTCTGATATCTTGTTTTCAATTATGTGTGATTTGTTTTCCTGCGAAATTAATGTTTGCAGTATCATCTTCAAAGTATCGGAGGGTAAGAATTTCCATGGTCAAGTTTGATGTATAAAATTAATCACGAACCTTGCACATAAAAATTTCTACCGGTATTTATCTCAACATACCCATAGTAAAGTTTATGTTAATCCTGGAAAGGTATAATTGTTACCATGTTAATCATCTAGAAGTTCTAAACTAAACCTCGGAACGTAATGACAAGAAAAACAAGCCGACAAATTTCCTAAAGATGAATGCTTTTAATTAGGCAAAAATTTAATCGATTCTACCGTATTAACGTAACCACTAATACGAAATTATAATGCATTCACCAAAAATATACGATAATATTGATTATAATGCTATCATATTGGGTCACTGATTCAATTGAATTAGTTACCGAATGCAATATCTACAATTGTAATTgtgaataatatatattataatgcATTCACAAGAATATACTATAATtagttttatttgtatttttagctTATTTTTGTACGAGTCAAAATGGTCCTGAACTACAACAATTTCTTTGGTAGCAAAACCAAAAAAGTAAAGGAGGAGAAATATTGAGGAATCCGATCAGTTTCTACTTTAAACTTGTTACTTGTGAATAAAGTAacaatactaaaaataaatttacacACTCTAAATCATAAATCTTACTAGTAAATAAATTATCAGCATAGACTCCAACCACCATTTAAACCTTTTCAATCATGAGTATCCTCTTGGTCTTTCTCAGGAACAAAAAGTGCCAAGCAAACCTTTTGATCTATAGTTTTTCTTGAAGCCCAGATTTGAATTTCAACATCTTCATCCAGCATATTTTCTTCAACAACTTCTTTGTGTTTGCCATTCAACACATACATGCGGctgatcttcttttcttttccacttTTGCCCTTCTTGTTCATGTTCCACTGTCCAAGTTTCATCTCAGTTTCCTTCACAGCATCATCAAGACCATCACCGCCATAGGTTCTTGGCTTGTATATTAGTGTCACTGCAATGGTTTTCCAGTCACGGGCATACAACTTGTCTGCTTCTTGATGGAGCATCGTCTTTTCTTCTTCAGTTAAAAAATCAAAACTCTTGATTTGTTTGAACGGCATCGATATCCTAGCATGTCTCTCTGTTACATCGGTATAATACAATAATTTTTGTATGATAAGACATAGGATTTTCTCCACACAGCTCTTTGAACTTCGCCTCCAACTCTTGAGACAATCTTGGCACCGCCGTCAAGGGGATCGAACCCGAATCCTTTTGCGGCGGGGTTGATGAGTTTCATGATAGGGGGGTTTGAGACAATCTTGGCACCGCCGTCAAGGGGATCGAACCCGAATCCTTTTGCGGCGGGGTTGATGAGTTTCATGATCATCTTCATTCCCAACAACCAAGTCATTAGCTTTAACAGTGTCGTCATCATTACTGACAACAACATTGTGGCCTTCGTGTTCCAACTTTTCTTTAGCCAATGCGGCAGCAGCTTCCGCTAACAAAACCAAGCCATTCCATTTTGGATCAAGAATTGCCTGTAACAAGAAAGGCATGATTGCAAAACTGGAATGTAATGTGAGTGTTCTTGGAATGGAATATAAGAGTTTCTTGATATGGAAAGTGAAATATATAGTGTTCGTTTGAGTGGCttcataaaaagaaagaaaatctggCTGGAcggttttatttaaatttaattgataTGATATGATcttgttttgttttaattttaaatcaaattatttATCTTTGATTTATCATACGGTTAAAACAGGCAAACAGAAGTATCatttaatttttaaactttagaaacctaattaaaaatttaatataattatagcAACTCAATATTAGGGTGTGTTTGACAAACACGTTGAGGAAGAGAGAAGTAAGTTTgagcttcttgaaagtttcacttTTATGTTTGGCCTTTTTTATCTTCCTAAACGCAAAATTGATTCTGCCTCTAAACCCACGTTCAGGAGAAGCTAAAATTTGTAGCTTCTGCTTTTCACGTTCATGGTTACTTATTATCCTTGGAAAATTAGGtgaaaattttatttcttttttaccaaTCCTACCCTTCATTTTCTTCGCGTCATTTTTTTCTCCCAactcctaattctctcttgttcttttatccttttattcttctttcatcttaCTACTTgcttttgttttcagttcttcctTGCTTAAGCataagcaaacctttaagtttggtgttgacactttgcttagaagttttctgtttattcttatggcaccaaagggaggcgaatcaccttcacgaaggagcacaacctgaagaataaaacgaccgctaggataactaaggtggttgagttcctttcattctatattccctCTCACTTTTACTATATTATGTtctggttttctgctattttgcttgtttgttgtatgatcctttattagttagaatcctaggtctagtttagttttctcttaattgctttaattctgaaaagatgtctcatgtattactcactgagcttgaattcaaataaaaaatacagaagtgatgtattgAATGAGAAATTGCGTGagaatctttcctatcttttcctagtgaatttgcatataatttgttgagtttaataaagaattaattatcttttagccaatatggatgctactttgagtcttttgcaattttgtttattttaggtagcattcggctggatttgatggagtttctgcagcacaagaatcaaaggagatggcagcgaggagcgacgcgtgcacgtgactgacgcgtacgtgtgaatgggagctttccatggcgacgcgaacgcgtgactgacgcgtacgcgtaatttgaagatttgcacagcgacgcgtgcgcgtgaccgacgcatccgcgtgactcgctgataaacccctattttatgattcatcttgtgctcaattaagtgttttttatcaattcttcacccacttattcataagatttgcatggttttacaattccttccttattctatgatatatatgaaaacatgtttcctatgctttaaaaatatttattttaattatcttttattatcattcgatgccgtgatatgtgtgctAAGTAAttttaggcttcatagggcaggaatggcttaaaggacggagaggaaacatgcaaaaatggaaggaacgcacaaaatagagttttgaagaaaatggcagcgacgcggacgcgtgcctagcgcaaaacgcaagcgacacgtacgcgtgactgacgcatatgcgtgacaaggaaaaactccaaatgacgcgaacgcgtgacccacgcgcacgcgtgacgaacGCCACCTGCAGAAAACTGCAGAAGTCGCCTTCAGCaatttctgggccctttttcggcccaaatccaagcccagaaacatagaatagAAGCCaaagaatgggggaatcaatagcaacaattcatacaacattcagaatacataattttaggttttagatgtagttttagagagagagaggttctctcctctctcttaggttttagaattaggatttcttttactttatggttattacttcattccaggttcaatgttcccaactttaatttatgtttctcttctacttttatttactctaatacttttacttgttaattacttatgttgccaaattggcttatgaacctttccatgttagatctgaatattctatttaatgcaatttgaggtatttcagatttatgattgctttattctgtttatgatataaataatttagattttttctccttttggttttggttaagtaattggtaacacttgagttatcaaactcagcggttgattgagagttggaaattgctgattgacttggatccctctaaagctagtttttccacagaagttgactaggacttgaggaatcaagttaattggtccacttgactttcctttatttagtaagggttaactaagtgggaccaacaataattctcatcacacctgataaggataactaggatgggattttcagttctcataccttgccaagagtctttataattattaatttatttttcttgccatttaaattacttgttctctatttcaaaaaaacccaaaaatatacctttttttccataaccaataataaacacacctccctgtaattccttgagatacgacccgaggtttaaatacttcggttataaattttattgggttttgttacttgtgacaacaaaagtttttgtacgaaaggattcttgtcgatttagaaactatacttacaacgagcttttaattgcaaatttctagaccacacaaaagtcagttcggtcaaaatggcgccgttgccggggacttgcaattgtgtgccttattattggttattgtaaatattttattttgcttgtttatttgcttttatttttgtttttaatttttattagctactatgaactctcacccccgtcgctttgagtttggttatgatattgttgcaaggaatgtgagctataacaggaacatgcatcaaggtcaaaacaatcaaagatggaatgagccacgaggatctgatcaaccattttggcaacaacaccttccaagataccatggacaacgaccattctataATGCATGCTAAGACAATAGTTACGGTGGACCTTCTTATGACAACCAACCCCTACCagtttactatggtcaagagccattccgaagTACGTACCAAGATAATAGATACGGTGGACCCctttgtggttaccaacaagccccatcatacgcctataaaccacctcctcaacatagctttgaaccaccatactcataaGCCAACCACAACCATTCATCTCTGTATgcccctaacccttatccaccccaactccaatctaattactcccaagaaccactgcttccatatgcaccatatccatataTGTCAAACCAAGAATCACATGATCGTCTCAAGGATACAGTgaaccaatttcatgcaacccttcatcaattggagcaagcgataaagcGATTAGCCCCCAGTACGAAGGAGACATTAGAAGCTCTGGTGGACAACACGGAATATgactttgtattagaacaagtagaggaagctacaattattgaagaagaagaattggttgaagacttaggagacgctgaaccttcATGGGAATTAAGAATTGTGGACAATTCCGTCAAgaaatttgaaattgatgctaaggaggatagtgcacaacccccaaagcatgtatcttatgaagaacagGACGGAACAGATCAAGGAGCAATTTTtcttggtaatgatgatcatgaatcgaGCTCTTCTAATGATAACCTCGCAGTCACAATTGAACTCTTTGAGATAGAAGATTCTCCCCtaagtgaatatgaagacgatGTGGAAGTAGACTTTTCaaaacctccaacttatgacttgagtgatgaggaagaaattgaagactttgatcaagacgaggttgaaattgaagaggtTTGTCAGGAATTGGAAGAACTCACAGAGGAATACAGGGAAGTGGAACTTgaagaaccaccagaaacacctcacccacggccattaccacctaatacaaacttcaagtggataaaatctctagccttcatctttactttttcacttgaatatggcttgctagaaacagatggccagcttagcactctttgcggctttaagagtaagagggagatggttagtaatagaaGTTGGTATCAAAGGTTCAATACGGTTTCACGCTCCGATTGGAaatgcaaggattggtatagagctcgatttAATGAGTTTCGgaagatgtttgggtatctcagtggaAATTCAGGTTACGTaccacccggctggaaaaatgaaGATCAATAcaaagacgggtacaaaagcaaggtttgagaTCCTGGGATTCATTTTGATCATCAACACTCctggagcctgaaaacctgctttaacttgctcgaaggttttacatgcctagtttgggaccccggaggatattggaattgcaaatattggtggagatttttggatgagttcaagcataagccgccatgagttcaacccaccacggtatgatcgttcctttttcaactttaattttatttcgttttgtttgtttttagttttattttattttattttccctagGATCATTCATGACATCGGCATCTTGCAtattgcatattgcataaaaaaataccccacgcgtgcgcatgggccacgcgtgggcgtcgactcAAAATCGACGTCACAACCCAACGCCcaaaaagttgggctggaatcgtgtggctaTTATGAATTAGGCACAATTTGGGCCACACGTACGCGCCACTTTCAACTCACACACACCACGCGAAAGCgtaagcgacgcgtatgcgtcgcatgGAAATTATTGCCCTCtaaattgaaacagagagttgtgccaaaacgacgctggatttgtgcgtttagcacaattctagccgacgcgtacgcgtgcttcacgcgtccgcgtcactttcattatccctcactcacgcgttcgcatcaatgacgcgtccgcgtcgttccgTTTCCGcctcatccacgcgttcgcgtgatccacgcgtccgcgtggatttgaatccacttaACCCAATCCACGCGAAACCCTAGCCCTTCGCGTCAACATTTCCTCCCTTTCCCTCTGCACTCTCTCTTCCCCTCTGCAACCAAAGCCACCGATGAGGCACCCCACACNNNNNNNNNNNNNNNNNNNNNNNNNNNNNNNNNNNNNNNNNNNNNNNNNNNNNNNNNNNNNNNNNNNNNNNNNNNNNNNNNNNNNNNNNNNNNNNNNNNNNNNNNNNNNNNNNNNNNNNNNNNNNNNNNNNNNNNNNNNNNNNNNNNNNNNNNNNNNNNNNNNNNNNNNNNNNNNNNNNNNNNNNNNNNNNNNNNNNNNNNNNNNNNNNNNNNNNNNNNNNNNNNNNNNNNNNNNNNNNNNNNNNNNNNNNNNNNNNNNNNNNNNNNNNNNNNNNNNNNNNNNNNNNNNNNNNNNNNNNNNNNNNNNNNNNNNNNNNNNNNNNNNNNNNNNNNNNNNNNNNNNNNNNNNNNNNNNNNNNNNNNNNNNNNNNNNNNNNNNNNNNNNNNNNNNNNNNNNNNNNNNNNNNNNNNNNNNNNNNNNNNNNNNNNNNNNNNNNNNNNNNNNNNNNNNNNNNNNNNNNNNNNNNNNNNNNNNNNNNNNNNNNNNNNNNNNNNNNNNNNNNNNNNNNNNNNNNNNNNNNNNNNNNNNNNNNNNNNNNNNNNNNNNNNNNNNNNNNNNNNNNNNNNNNNNNNNNNNNNNNNNNNNNNNNNNNNNNNNNNNNNNNNNNNNNNNNNNNNCACCCAAAACCGCCGGCCACCACGACCCCCACAACCCTCACCCTCCTCgcccccttcttctcttctcccctcCATAACCCTCTTTCTCCCCCAACCACCGAACCGCCGCCCTGCCTCCACCAAGGACCGTCGTTGTGCCGCCTCCCAGCGTCGCCGcgtcaccaccaccactaccacacTACCACCATCTCTCTGAGTCTAATTTCTATTCCTTTGCGCACCAGGTTTCGCTGAACACCAATTCCTTtcctagttagttagttagttgcatattttttcaaattatattcaaattaggatagttagagatgcatgatcgtagtggattttaggtggttaggtagctaggatgtggttagtagatttaggcctgataattgcgccgttcttgttGCTTGTTTTATCTATTTCGCAATTTTGAATTTGctatgatgatgatgttgttcatatgctgttctttaatGTTTAATGTTGTTGTTACACTATTCAACCTGAATTGCATTCCTTACTgcagattgagtttgtttattcATGTGACTtactatttgttactcttttctgcactactttattatcatatgaactgtttctgctgctgtttattacccgggaacgttcaatttttagccgaaatgctgTCCAATTTTTTTTGgcaaattgtttcactcaactcccattcatgaattggttttggcaatttcaaGTTTTGCACTAATTGGTTTCAACCAAGCCAATTCATGACTGCATGGGCTGGCTTTTTTATTCTTTCTGATTCCGTTATTAAttaaatcgcattattgatgatttcacttttattttgtaattcttttatatGATTTATCATTAATAATCTGCAATATCTACTTGAATGTGAGTTGCTTGTTATTCGAGTTTGTGCAATTTTAGTTAATTAGGAACCACAacaccatgccacttactttgacttcactttttaactcttaactgcattaactttctaacttttctattagttttcaactaaccactttaaaaccatttcaaggcatgattactgttgtTCCTGATAAACAAGAATTCCGCATATCatagattttggattgtgatttttattctcTGACTTTTACCTTGCATACAGTCCAAAATTTTACATCTAtttaactcacttcatgcttCTTTTGCTactttattcctcttttgccccTCTATGCTTATATCGTTCaaatcctatttgcttacctgttttcTTGCTTTAGTTTCTTAAACTGTATCCTGaaacttctgcttttcaggatgtctgaccccaaAAGCATAGAAAAGGGCAAGGCAACCacaggcaaaaggaaaagaggagaatcctctaccacCATCTTAGATATcctccatgatgattcctggcgggaaaagaattttaccccgcaggaaaaggctgatcagtTGGTGCCTGCCACAGACCTCTTCAAGTTTGCCAACAGATACTGTGAACTCAAGTATCCGGTCTTCGCAACTTCAAGGAacctattgataaaccactattttatggtttatattgtgtttaattgtgtggttttatcatgatctttatccacttattcattaaataagcatgcatttataatttcttcctaaagttattgtatgattgaaaacttgcttcctagggactttaattatgtattttatttctcctttatttcattcgatgctgtgatctatgtgttaagtgtttcaggctttacagggcatgaatgagttggagattagagaggaagcttgcaaaaatggaagaaacacaagaaattgaggtgaccagcgagaagtgacgcgatcgcatagatgacgcgaccgcgcgaagaagaggaaatcgtagtgatgcggccgcatggatgacgcgaccgcgtggcaaagcagaaagccgaatgacgcggccgcatggatgacgcgaccgcgtgacatgtgtgatctgcataatctgcagaatcgctgggggcgatttcgggccctattttgacccggttttcggcccagaaaagcagactagagccagagaacatgcagaaaccaacaataacattcattccgcatagttttagtttttagatctagttttcctctcccctaggttttctcctacacattcatagtttttaggatttgttatgttcattgtttttgcattgggatatgttggattgctctctagtcactaacaccaatcctccccagagcggattggaacttgtgg from Arachis ipaensis cultivar K30076 chromosome B09, Araip1.1, whole genome shotgun sequence includes these protein-coding regions:
- the LOC107616671 gene encoding uncharacterized protein LOC107616671, whose protein sequence is MLLSSLSVCKEVLGKRISGQHCAPSEPSILQQLEEVVVMPNYHRLFPGGARKLFNIFGSSYCDEAAKRLACWISIQKCDGDGDNRLRVCHSACQSYNLACGASLDCTDQTLFSSKKEGEGQCTGSGELKLSWFNRVWSSFTLRDSSSKGISVRDS